The genomic stretch ACAGTTACAAGCTGCGTGCCATCCGCGTGGAATCCTACAAAAAGTACATCGTCCGTGTGCTGCAGGTACGGACAGACCGGTTCTCCGGTGGAGGCGTCCCAGAGTCGCACCCTTTTGTCGGCGCTCCCAGTGGCCAGGAGTTGCCCGTCGGGACTAAAAGCGCAACATGTAACATCGCGCGCATGACGCAGCAACCCGGTGACCGGCGAGCCTGTTGTCACGCTCCACACGCGTGCCACATCCGAGGCGGAAGCCAACGCCAACCTCGTTCCGTCAGGGCTGAAAACCGCGTTCAAGATAAACGGTCGGTCCTGAATTTGGCGAACTAATGCCCCGCTCGAAGCGTCCCAGACCTGTGCTACCGACTCACGATTGGACGTCAGGAACAATCGGCCGTCCGGAGAAAAAAGCGAGCACTTTTGATCAGCTGCGCCCTTTTGGGTTTGGAGGCCCAAAAGTCCGGACGACACGTCCCATACTTTTATGGAGCCGTCACCTGCCAGAGAAAAAATCTGATCACCGGTTATGCTGAAGTCGATCTTGACGACGGGCGTCCCGTGATGAAACTCGCCAGCAGGTGTCTTCGATGTTAAGTTCCACACTCTTATGCGACCATTCTTGGCTGTTGAAGTAGCCAGCAGTTCCGCATTCGATGAAAACACTGCCGACGTTATGGGACCGTCGTCAAGGTGAAAGGAATCGAGAGTCGTTTTCGACGATGCGTCCCAGATCTCGCTTCCGCCCTCATCGAATGTAACGGCAACGCGCCCTCCTTGGTCGGCCAGATCAGCTTGTCGTATCTTTCGCCCTTCGGCGACAGTTATTACATCTCCGGAATCAAGGCAACACAGGTGCGCGCCGCTGCGAGCACCCGTCAACAGCAGTCGTTCATCGTGAGAACATTGCACACTTTCGACCGGTTCGACTCCAGCGACGACAATCTCCGACTGATAAGGTGTCCCTAGTTTCCATACCTTTACGGCGCCATCAAACGAGCCTGTGACAAGCATCTGTCCGTCGTTTATCAGTTCCGCAGCGGGCACTGCCTCAGCGTGAACGAACGGAGGATACATTTGCTCGCCTGTTTCCAAATTCCATACGCGGGCAGTATTGTCGTCGCTGCCGGTCGCACACCGTCCTCCGTCCGGGGATACTGAGATGTGCAGAATGCGTCCAGTGTGGCCCTTCAGCAACTGGCTTTGCATATCCGACTCAAGGTCTAACACCCGCAGTTGCCCGTCCACGCAACCAAGGATCAAACTCTTCGAGCCCGAGATGGCGATTGCCGAGACTCCACAATCCTGCTGCAGGACACGCCGAATTGCACGAGTCGCCACATCCCAGACCTGTACCGTGCCATCGTGGGTAACGGTGACAAGCGAACTGTTGTCCGGGGAAAAGCAGACCCATTTAACCGGCGCGCCGTGCTGAACTTCGCCGACGACGTCACCAGTCTCCGTTGCCCAAATCCGTGCTAAAGCATCCTCGCCGACTGTGGCGAGCAGAGTCCCGTCTCGATTGAAGGCGACCTGATTCACTTTGCCATTATGACGTGGCGTCAGAGCCACCGTCCCTCCGGACTCAGGATCCCATAGCCGTGCGATACCATCGCGACATGCCGCCGCCACCAGCTTGGCATCCGGGCTGACGGAAATTTGAGTGGGAGTACCGAAGCGGTGAAGCTGTTGCGGACGGTCTTCCAAATCAGACACACTCCAGACTCCTACGTTCCCATCAAAGCTGAGCGTTGCGATGCGCATCCCATCGTTAGTAAAAACGCATTGTGAAACCGGCGACCCACATTGCAGGACACGAGGATTCTCCTGCGGTTTCTCAAGATCGCGGAGGGTAACTGTGCCCTCAGTTGACGCAATCGCAAGAAGTTCTCTTGAAGGATTCCGTTGGACTTGCACGACGGCGCTGCGATGCATCCAAAGATGGGCCAGCTGTGGAAGAGCGCGTATCGTTGCTGCCATCCGAACACGATGAACTGGCCACCGCACCGCGCTCGCGTCCTGCGAACGGACGGCTGCGGAGAACCACGGCAGCGCATTCGCCGGGTTACCAGCTTCAATCAGTGCATTGCCGTTGGCCACGTAAAGACGCTCAAGACGTGCGATACTTTCCTGAAATGCCTGCTGGGCCCTCTCGTTGGCCAATGTCGTTCGAGTAACGTTTTCGTCGGAGACCCTTCGCGCGGCATCGATGCGAATCGCGGCAATGATAGATACGACCGACAGGCTCAGCATGAGTGTTAAAATCGTTCCAAGAAGAGCTGTGGTCCGAGGATTGCGACGCACCCACCGCCAGCTGCGCTCGAATCGAGTTACTGGACGCGCGTGGATTGCCTCTCCAACCAGAAACCGCCTTAAATCGGCGGCAAGCTCCGCGGCCGATTGGTAGCGACGCACGGCCGACTTTTGCATGCACTTCAGGCAAATTGTCGCGAGATCGCGGGAGATGCGATCATTAAGCGCGAGTGGCGATCGCGGCTCTTCGTTGACAACCTGGTCGATCAGCATGCGGACATTGCCACGAAACGGGCGTTCGCCAGTCAGCATTTCGTAAAGCACGACCCCCAGGCTATAGGTGTCGCTGCGTGCGTCGATACGCCCGATCTCGCCAAGCGCCTGTTCCGGGCTCATGTAAGCGGGTGTTCCCAGCAATTGCCCTTCCATTGTCAGGGCGACATCCCCGCGGTCACTTTTGGCGAGACCAAAGTCCATCAAAAAGGGACGTCCGCCGGCATCGACCATGATGTTCGACGGCTTCACATCACGATGAACTACCTGACGCTCGTGCGCATAGTGCAGAGCGTCGGCGACGATCGCCACAATTGCCGCCGCTTCGCGAACGTCCAGCGGGCCAGTCCCAAGGCGTTTTGCCAGCGTTTGTCCGTTGACAAGTGCCGAGACGATAAAGGGGATATCGTTGCGGCTACCTACGTCAT from Pirellulales bacterium encodes the following:
- a CDS encoding protein kinase yields the protein MSVFTCLKPANTIGGWDDSYKVYAYPRQRQAFTANGRLMPHLGKEAFSTLAKAEVAIDRFEHAWQERAGGTPLIRDYCDVEIEARAALLLELVLIDIEYRFKAGEAPSVDKYLTDLPELQSDEDALVLLIAAVSRWRQSTTPPKDSAEDSNCADRQPSISTRTSDHSKLSNELPSNRVVGTSSVASADDGKSTNALPDKESNAVERPPPHSGPPQLVELARYRIMEPLGEGAFGSVYRAFDTELGRSVAVKIPRSGFFDSSEERERFLREARSAASLSHLNIVPIYDVGSRNDIPFIVSALVNGQTLAKRLGTGPLDVREAAAIVAIVADALHYAHERQVVHRDVKPSNIMVDAGGRPFLMDFGLAKSDRGDVALTMEGQLLGTPAYMSPEQALGEIGRIDARSDTYSLGVVLYEMLTGERPFRGNVRMLIDQVVNEEPRSPLALNDRISRDLATICLKCMQKSAVRRYQSAAELAADLRRFLVGEAIHARPVTRFERSWRWVRRNPRTTALLGTILTLMLSLSVVSIIAAIRIDAARRVSDENVTRTTLANERAQQAFQESIARLERLYVANGNALIEAGNPANALPWFSAAVRSQDASAVRWPVHRVRMAATIRALPQLAHLWMHRSAVVQVQRNPSRELLAIASTEGTVTLRDLEKPQENPRVLQCGSPVSQCVFTNDGMRIATLSFDGNVGVWSVSDLEDRPQQLHRFGTPTQISVSPDAKLVAAACRDGIARLWDPESGGTVALTPRHNGKVNQVAFNRDGTLLATVGEDALARIWATETGDVVGEVQHGAPVKWVCFSPDNSSLVTVTHDGTVQVWDVATRAIRRVLQQDCGVSAIAISGSKSLILGCVDGQLRVLDLESDMQSQLLKGHTGRILHISVSPDGGRCATGSDDNTARVWNLETGEQMYPPFVHAEAVPAAELINDGQMLVTGSFDGAVKVWKLGTPYQSEIVVAGVEPVESVQCSHDERLLLTGARSGAHLCCLDSGDVITVAEGRKIRQADLADQGGRVAVTFDEGGSEIWDASSKTTLDSFHLDDGPITSAVFSSNAELLATSTAKNGRIRVWNLTSKTPAGEFHHGTPVVKIDFSITGDQIFSLAGDGSIKVWDVSSGLLGLQTQKGAADQKCSLFSPDGRLFLTSNRESVAQVWDASSGALVRQIQDRPFILNAVFSPDGTRLALASASDVARVWSVTTGSPVTGLLRHARDVTCCAFSPDGQLLATGSADKRVRLWDASTGEPVCPYLQHTDDVLFVGFHADGTQLVTVSTDGHVRVWTLGDSLTSPELLARLARLYSGFEIDETGSPTPVAKLKLEKDWLELDRNACDLLWRNQP